A region from the Pelagovum pacificum genome encodes:
- a CDS encoding sulfatase family protein, whose translation MRPNIIFIMSDDHASRAISAYGGGLNRTPNLDRLATEGMRHDATYVTNSICTPSRAAILTGTHNHVNCVTTLDTHIDNRWPNVAKHLRAGGYRTAIFGKWHLGEGPQHEPTGFDEWSVVPGQGDYWDPAFIGPEGRERISGYATDIITDKSVDFIERHKDRPFFLMCHHKAPHRNWQYHPRYRDLHEPGSIPLPETFRDDYQNRAAAAEAAKMRVKSDLLWEDLALVQPEGPAGVAGEMMVDPWPMRKIPELQPGEEITVICSETGNNFTFDDPQAFAEFKYQRYMSRYLRTVQAIDDGVGRMLDTLDALGLAENTIVIYTSDQGFFLGEHGWFDKRFMYEESYQMPFLCRYPAAIPAGSTSKDIACNVDFAPTFLDYAGLPVPSYMQGTSMRPVLEGKTPDDWDQLAYHRYWMHNDIIHEAWAHYGVRDQRYKLIYWYNDDLGQLGARPGGGPPEWELFDCQEDPYELKNVAGDPSYAEVFDTMLSKLDAKMIAIGDVPEHDSASARRG comes from the coding sequence ATGCGCCCCAACATCATCTTCATCATGTCGGACGACCACGCATCGCGCGCGATTTCGGCCTATGGCGGCGGTCTGAACCGAACGCCGAACCTCGACCGGCTCGCGACTGAGGGGATGCGCCACGACGCGACCTATGTGACGAACTCGATCTGCACGCCGTCGCGTGCGGCGATCCTGACCGGGACCCATAACCACGTGAACTGTGTCACGACGCTCGACACGCACATCGACAACCGCTGGCCCAACGTCGCCAAGCACCTGAGGGCCGGCGGCTACCGAACCGCGATCTTCGGCAAATGGCACCTCGGCGAAGGGCCGCAGCACGAACCGACGGGCTTCGACGAATGGTCCGTCGTGCCGGGGCAGGGCGATTACTGGGACCCGGCCTTCATCGGCCCGGAGGGGCGCGAGCGGATCAGCGGCTACGCGACCGACATCATCACAGACAAGTCCGTCGACTTCATCGAGCGCCACAAGGATCGGCCGTTCTTCCTGATGTGCCACCACAAGGCGCCGCACCGGAACTGGCAGTATCACCCGCGCTATCGCGACCTGCACGAGCCCGGAAGCATCCCGCTGCCAGAGACGTTCCGCGACGACTACCAGAACCGCGCCGCCGCCGCCGAGGCCGCCAAGATGCGCGTGAAGTCGGATCTGCTGTGGGAGGACCTCGCACTGGTCCAGCCCGAAGGGCCGGCCGGCGTGGCGGGCGAAATGATGGTCGACCCCTGGCCGATGCGCAAAATCCCCGAGCTTCAGCCGGGCGAGGAGATCACCGTCATCTGCTCTGAAACGGGCAATAACTTCACCTTCGACGATCCGCAGGCCTTCGCCGAATTCAAGTATCAGCGCTACATGTCCCGCTACCTGCGAACCGTTCAGGCCATCGACGACGGTGTGGGCCGTATGCTCGACACGCTCGATGCTCTCGGCCTCGCCGAGAACACCATCGTCATCTACACCTCCGACCAAGGCTTCTTTCTTGGCGAGCATGGCTGGTTCGACAAGCGCTTCATGTACGAGGAAAGCTACCAGATGCCGTTCCTCTGCCGGTATCCGGCGGCGATCCCGGCAGGCAGCACCTCGAAGGACATCGCCTGCAACGTCGACTTCGCGCCGACCTTCCTCGACTACGCCGGCCTTCCCGTGCCGAGCTACATGCAGGGCACCTCGATGCGCCCGGTCCTGGAGGGGAAGACCCCGGACGACTGGGATCAGCTCGCCTATCACCGCTACTGGATGCACAACGACATCATCCACGAGGCATGGGCCCACTACGGTGTGCGCGACCAGCGCTACAAGCTGATCTACTGGTACAACGACGACCTCGGCCAGCTCGGCGCCCGCCCCGGCGGCGGCCCGCCCGAGTGGGAGCTCTTCGACTGTCAGGAAGATCCCTATGAGCTGAAGAACGTCGCCGGCGATCCCTCCTACGCGGAGGTTTTCGACACCATGCTTTCGAAGCTGGACGCCAAGATGATCGCAATCGGCGATGTGCCCGAACATGACAGCGCTTCGGCTCGCCGGGGCTGA